Proteins from a genomic interval of Medicago truncatula cultivar Jemalong A17 chromosome 3, MtrunA17r5.0-ANR, whole genome shotgun sequence:
- the LOC25489951 gene encoding uncharacterized protein, whose translation MKGIVGDQMLRIALAKVQQQTKTNTGSSGGQQPPVRISTVTSSGTKFNDPDALAQLHQRSWNAAADHSHNASSAIQVKSEPTYSTMDISAKKPQEHDVRVVQSNQLPTSSSIAISQETERSTIHMQGLNKQQQQHIHFPSTYGSSGGNYSHFSGTITGSLSSLRPQLHHHDLHIRRIPDLNIGLNHLGVIRQSTFNDSK comes from the exons ATGAAAGGGATTGTGGGGGATCAGATGCTTAGGATAGCATTAGCAAAAGTGCAACAACAG ACAAAAACCAACACAGGTTCTTCTGGTGGACAGCAGCCCCCTGTAAGGATTTCTACTGTTACTTCCAGTGGAACAAAATTTAATGATCCCGATGCATTAGCACAACTGCATCAGAGAAGCTGGAATGCAGCTGCAGACCATTCTCATAATGCTTCTTCAGCTATCCAAGTAAAGAGTGAGCCAACCTATTCAACTATGGACATCAGTGCTAAAAAACCTCAGGAACATGATGTTCGAGTCGTGCAATCAAATCAATTACCAACATCCAGTTCTATTGCTATTAGTCAAGAAACTGAAAGATCCACCATTCACATGCAAGGCCTTAATAAGCAGCAACAACAGCATATACATTTCCCATCGACATATGGAAGCAGTGGTGGTAACTACAGCCATTTTTCCGGGACAATAACTGGTTCATTATCATCTCTCAGACCACAACTTCATCATCATGATTTACACATAAGGAGAATTCCAGATCTGAACATTGGTCTAAATCACTTGGGTGTAATACGGCAGAGTACATTCAACGATTCTAAGTGA
- the LOC25489952 gene encoding uncharacterized protein, translating into MSSSRGGYSGSRGSQSYSISRNGASHSQGCRRSHCRILENEVDSLSVMLPACDCTLPMKAYIAITDANQGRMFWRCRNWNNKTMCTCNLYIWDDDIIPGVTSMIKVTPAIDRSMDGRKNQVCNKCENIDEVMKAFESNEIAKWKTKYEDENKKVKWMSLITIISWVFFVWFEKI; encoded by the exons ATGTCAAGTAGCAGAGGTGGGTATTCAGGAAGTAGAGGGTCACAGTCGTATTCAATCTCAAGAAATGGAGCAAGTCACAGTCAAGGTTGTCGTCGCAGTCACTGTCGTATATTGGAAAATGAGGTTGATTCGTTGTCAGTTATGCTACCAGCTTGTGACTGCACTTTACCAATGAAGGCTTACATTGCCATCACTGACGCGAATCAAGGTCGGATGTTTTGGAGGTGTCGTAACTGGAACAACAAG ACTATGTGTACCTGCAATTTGTACATCTGGGACGATGATATTATACCTGGTGTTACATCAATGATCAAAGTTACACCTGCAATAGATAGGTCAATGGATGGAAGGAAAAATCAAGTTTGCAACAAATGTGAAAACATTGATGAAGTCATGAAGGCATTCGAGTCGAATGAAATTGCGAaatggaagacaaaatatgagGATGAGAATAAGAAGGTTAAATGGATGTCATTGATCACGATCATTAGCTGGGTTTTCTTTGTATGGTTTGAAAAAATTTAG
- the LOC25489953 gene encoding zinc finger protein ZAT10, whose amino-acid sequence MAMEALNSPTTATPFTPFEEPNLSYLETPWTKGKRSKRSRMDQSSCTEEEYLALCLIMLARSGNNNDNKTESVPVPAPLTTVKLSHKCSVCNKAFSSYQALGGHKASHRKAVMSATTVEDQTTTTSSAVTTSSASNGKNKTHECSICHKSFPTGQALGGHKRCHYEGSVGAGAGSSAVTAASEGVGSSHSHHRDFDLNLPAFPDFSKKFFVDDEVSSPLPAAKKPCLFKLEIPSHY is encoded by the coding sequence ATGGCTATGGAAGCACTTAACTCACCAACCACCGCTACTCCTTTCACACCCTTTGAGGAACCAAATCTGAGTTATCTTGAAACACCGTGGACGAAAGGTAAACGTTCAAAGCGTTCTCGTATGGATCAATCTTCATGCACTGAAGAAGAGTATCTCGCTCTTTGTCTCATCATGCTTGCTCGCAGCGgaaacaacaacgacaacaagaCTGAATCGGTGCCGGTGCCGGCGCCGCTAACCACCGTTAAACTCAGTCACAAATGCTCAGTCTGCAACAAAGCTTTTTCATCTTATCAAGCCCTAGGTGGACACAAAGCCAGTCACCGGAAAGCTGTTATGTCCGCAACCACCGTTGAAGATCAGACCACCACCACTTCATCTGCCGTGACTACCAGCTCTGCATCCAACGGTAAGAACAAGACTCATGAGTGTTCCATCTGTCACAAATCCTTTCCTACTGGACAGGCTTTGGGAGGACACAAGCGTTGTCACTACGAAGGCAGCGTTGGTGCCGGTGCCGGAAGTAGCGCTGTAACTGCCGCCTCTGAAGGAGTTGGATCGTCTCACAGTCACCACCGTGATTTTGATCTTAACCTACCGGCTTTTCCGGACTTTTCAAAGAAGTTTTTCGTGGATGACGAGGTTTCTAGTCCTTTACCTGCTGCAAAGAAGCCCTGTCTTTTCAAGCTTGAAATTCCTTCTCATTACTGA
- the LOC25489954 gene encoding adenine phosphoribosyltransferase 1 encodes MQTSRLLLCSSSASSSNQLLLFGSAVTLTLPSCLRFPSLSLTITNSTSSSIRFNSIRSTSSQMASKDSQDPRIARISSSIRIIPDFPKPGIMFQDITTLLLDTKAFKDTIDLFVERYRDQNISVVAGVEARGFIFGPPIALAIGAKFVPMRKPKKLPGEVISEEYSLEYGTDKIEMHVGAVQTGERALVIDDLIATGGTLCAAIKLLERVGVTVVECACVIELPELKGRAKLGGKPLFVLVEGEGA; translated from the exons ATGCAAACAAGTAGGCTTTTGTTGTGTTCCTCCTCCGCCTCCTCTTCAAAtcagttgttgttgtttggttcAGCCGTCACTCTAACTCTTCCCTCTTGTCTTAGATTCCCATCACTCTCTTTAACGATCACTAATTCAACTTCTTCTTCGATTCGCTTCAATTCCATACGCTCCACTTCTTCACAAATGGCTTCAAAGGATTCTCAAGATCCGCGTATTGCTAGAATTTCATCTTCGATCCGTATCATCCCCGATTTTCCCAAGCCAG GGATTATGTTTCAAGATATCACCACACTGCTTTTGGATACAAAGGCTTTCAAAGATACCATTGATTTGTTTGTTGAGAGGTACAGAGATCAAAACATTTCTGTTGTCGCAG GCGTTGAAGCAAGAGGCTTTATTTTTGGCCCACCGATTGCTTTGGCGATTGGAGCAAAATTTGTTCCAATGAGGAAACCCAAAAAATTGCCAG GCGAGGTTATCTCAGAAGAGTATTCTTTGGAGTATGGAACTGACAAAATAGAAATGCACGTAGGGGCTGTACAAACTGGAGAAAGAGCCTTAGTCATAGATGATCTTATAGCCACTGGTGGAACCTTATGTGCTGCGATTAAACTACTAG AACGTGTTGGGGTGACTGTTGTTGAGTGCGCTTGTGTGATCGAATTACCAGAATTAAAG